A single Rhinolophus ferrumequinum isolate MPI-CBG mRhiFer1 chromosome 12, mRhiFer1_v1.p, whole genome shotgun sequence DNA region contains:
- the GAS1 gene encoding growth arrest-specific protein 1 produces the protein MVAGLLGGGGGARGGTVPGAWLCLMVLLQLLGSAPRGSGLAHGRRLICWQALLQCQGEPECSYAYNQYAEACAPVLAQRGGGDPPGAAAAFPASAASFSSRWRCPSHCISALIQLNHTRRGPALEDCDCAQDENCKSTKRAIEPCLPRTSGGGAGGPGAGGVMGCTEARRRCDRDSRCNLALSRYLTYCGKLFNGLRCTDECRTVIEDMLAVPKAALLNDCVCDGLERPICESVKENMARLCFGAELGNGPGSSGSDGGLDEYYDEEYDDEQRAGGAGGEQALDDDDGVPHPPRPGGGAAAAGGRGDLPYGPGRRSGNGGGRSAPRGTWTPLASILLLLLPLLF, from the coding sequence ATGGTGGCAGGGCTGctgggcggcggcggcggagccCGCGGGGGGACCGTGCCGGGCGCCTGGCTGTGCCTGATggtgctgctgcagctgctgggcTCGGCGCCGCGGGGCTCGGGGCTGGCGCACGGCCGCCGCCTCATCTGCTGGCAGGCGCTGCTGCAGTGCCAGGGGGAGCCGGAGTGCAGCTACGCCTACAACCAGTACGCCGAGGCGTGCGCGCCCGTGCTGGCGCAGCGCGGCGGGGGCGACCCGCCGGGGGCCGCCGCTGCCTTCCCGGCCTCCGCCGCTTCCTTCTCGTCGCGCTGGCGCTGCCCGAGCCACTGCATCTCGGCCCTCATTCAGCTCAACCACACGCGCCGCGGGCCCGCCCTGGAGGACTGTGACTGCGCGCAGGACGAGAACTGCAAGTCCACGAAGCGCGCCATTGAGCCGTGCCTGCCCCGGAccagcggcggcggcgcgggcggcCCGGGCGCAGGCGGAGTTATGGGCTGCACCGAAGCCCGGCGACGCTGCGACCGCGACAGCCGCTGCAACCTGGCGCTCAGCCGCTACCTGACTTACTGCGGCAAGCTCTTCAACGGGCTGCGCTGCACCGATGAGTGCCGCACAGTCATTGAGGACATGTTGGCTGTGCCCAAGGCGGCACTGCTCAATGACTGCGTGTGCGACGGCCTCGAACGGCCCATCTGCGAGTCGGTCAAGGAGAACATGGCCCGCCTGTGCTTTGGCGCGGAGCTAGGCAACGGCCCGGGCAGCAGCGGCTCAGACGGGGGTCTGGACGAGTACTACGACGAAGAGTACGACGACGAGCAGCGCGCCGGGGGAGCGGGCGGGGAGCAGGCGCTGGACGACGACGACGGCGTCCCGCACCCGCCGCGCCCGGGCGGCGGCGCTGCTGCGGCGGGCGGCCGCGGGGACCTGCCCTATGGACCCGGGCGCAGGAGCGGCAACGGCGGTGGCCGCTCGGCCCCCCGAGGCACCTGGACCCCGCTCGCCTCCatcttgctgctgctgctcccgCTGCTGTTTTAG